The following coding sequences are from one Kosakonia sp. H02 window:
- a CDS encoding alpha-2-macroglobulin, with protein MKSLRFAALIFALLTAFTLAGCDDNDKPKTGEPASAPAAQQPQAAAGQDKTKLAELAARSEGKPLTVLDASEVQLDGAATLVLTFSVPLDPDQDFSSTVHLVDKKSGKVDGAWELAPNLKELRLRHLEPNRELLVSVDKGLVALNKATFGTDYEKSLTTQDVQPSVGFASRGSLLPGKVVEGLPVMALNVDSVDVNFYRVKPESLASFVSQWEYRNSLSNWESDTLLKMADLVYTGRFDLKPSRNTREKLMLPLSSIQPLQQAGVYIAVMNQAGHYNYSNAATLFTLSNIGLSAHRYHNRLDIFTQGLENGAALSGIDVVLLNEKGQSLAQATTDGDGHATLNSDKEAALVLARKDGETTLLDLKLPALDLAEFAITGDPGYSKQFFMFGPRDLYRPGETVILNGLLRDSDGKPLAAQPVKLEVVKPDGQVIRSVVSQPQNGLYHFTYPLDGSAQTGMWHIRANTGDNLPREWGFHVEDFMPERMALNITPQATPLAPAADVVFNVNGHYLYGAPASGNTLQGQLFLRPLRDAVAALPGFQFGDIAEENLSRSLDETHLTLDNQGKGEVTTPSQWQDTHSPLQVILQASLLESGGRPVTRRAEQAIWPAPVLPGIRPQFAAKAVYDYRTDTTVNQPIVDEGANAAFDIVYADASGAKKAVSDLQVRLIRERRDYFWNWSESEGWQSQFNQKDLVEGEQSLTLAADETGKVSFPVDWGSYRLEVKGPDDTVSSVRFWAGFGWQDNSDGSGAARPDRVTMKLDKPSYKAGDTVKLHVTAPAAGKGYAMIESSEGPLWWQEIDVPADGLDLSIPVDQKWQRHDLYISTLVVRPGDKSKSATPKRAVGLLHLPMGDENRRLDITLDAPQKMRPNQPLNVKVKAAAKNGATPKQVNVLLSVVDSGVLNITDYVTPDPWQGFFGQKRYGADIYDIYGQVIEGQGRLAALRFGGDGDELNRGGKPPVNHVTIIAQQAQPVTLDENGEGTVTLPIGDFNGELRVMAQAWSAEDFGSSESKVVVAAPVIAELNTPRFLGSGDTSRLTLDLSNLTDHAQTLNVALTASGLISLESAQPHPVTLAAGERTTLFIPVRALDGFGDGEISAQISGLTLPGETFAPQQKQWKIGVRPPFAAQTLNTGAMLNPGESWQIPGQHLAGISPATLQGRLLLSGKPPLNIARYIQELRAYPYGCLEQTASGLFPSLYTNAAQLKALGIKGESDEQRRAAVDIGISRILQMQRDDGGFSLWDKSGPEEYWLTAYVTDFLVSASAQGYSVPADALNSANNRLLRYLQDPAAMAVRYSDDVPATKFAVQSYAGLVLARQQKAPLGALREIWARHEQVKAGLPLMQLGVALKLMGDAQRSEQALALSLKTSRPQANHWLADYGSELRDNALMLALLQENNLLPEAQTRLLATLSEQAYGQRWLSTQESNALFMAGRNLQNSTGTWQAQTSLDTAALGGNTAQSRNLDADQLSTLQVTNSGSAPLWLRLDSTGYPQQAPAPSGKVLHIERNILGTDGRSKSLSSLKSGELVLVWLEVSATQNVPDALVVDLLPAGLELENQNLASSSASLQESGSDVQELLNRMQQADIQHMEFRDDRFVAAVPVNEGQPVTLVYLARAVTPGTYQVPAPQVESMYVPQWRATGATTGPLIIAP; from the coding sequence ATGAAATCGCTCCGTTTTGCGGCACTGATATTTGCGCTCCTCACCGCCTTTACCCTTGCAGGTTGTGACGACAACGATAAACCGAAGACTGGCGAACCTGCATCGGCACCCGCCGCGCAACAACCTCAGGCCGCAGCCGGGCAGGATAAAACGAAACTCGCCGAACTGGCTGCGCGCAGCGAAGGCAAGCCCTTAACAGTGCTGGATGCCTCAGAAGTGCAACTGGACGGTGCCGCCACGCTGGTGCTTACCTTCTCTGTGCCTCTCGATCCCGATCAGGATTTCTCCTCAACCGTGCATCTGGTGGATAAAAAGAGCGGCAAAGTTGACGGAGCCTGGGAACTGGCACCGAACCTGAAAGAGCTGCGTCTGCGCCATCTGGAGCCAAACCGCGAACTGCTGGTTTCGGTAGACAAAGGGCTGGTGGCGCTCAATAAAGCCACTTTCGGCACCGATTACGAAAAATCCCTCACTACCCAGGATGTGCAACCGAGCGTGGGCTTTGCCAGCCGTGGTTCGCTGCTGCCGGGGAAAGTGGTTGAAGGGTTACCGGTGATGGCGCTGAATGTCGACAGTGTTGACGTCAATTTCTACCGGGTGAAACCGGAGTCGCTGGCGTCATTTGTCAGCCAGTGGGAATACCGTAATTCGCTCTCCAACTGGGAGTCGGACACGTTACTGAAAATGGCCGATCTGGTCTACACCGGCCGTTTTGATCTTAAGCCCTCGCGCAATACCCGTGAAAAACTGATGTTGCCGTTAAGCAGCATCCAGCCGCTCCAACAGGCGGGTGTTTATATTGCGGTGATGAACCAGGCCGGGCACTACAACTACAGCAACGCCGCCACGCTGTTTACCCTCAGTAATATTGGCCTTTCCGCGCACCGCTACCATAACCGGCTGGATATCTTCACCCAGGGGCTGGAAAACGGCGCGGCGCTCTCCGGTATCGACGTGGTGCTGCTGAATGAAAAAGGGCAAAGCCTGGCGCAGGCCACTACCGATGGCGACGGGCACGCGACGCTGAACTCTGATAAAGAAGCGGCGCTGGTGCTGGCGCGCAAAGACGGTGAAACCACGCTGCTGGATCTGAAACTTCCGGCGCTGGATCTGGCCGAGTTCGCTATTACCGGCGATCCGGGCTACAGCAAACAGTTCTTTATGTTTGGCCCGCGCGATCTCTATCGCCCCGGCGAAACGGTTATTCTCAACGGCCTGCTGCGCGACAGCGATGGCAAACCGCTGGCAGCACAGCCGGTGAAGCTGGAAGTGGTCAAACCGGACGGGCAGGTTATCCGCTCGGTAGTCAGCCAGCCGCAGAATGGGCTATATCACTTTACCTATCCGCTTGATGGCAGCGCGCAAACCGGGATGTGGCATATCCGCGCCAATACCGGCGACAACCTGCCGCGCGAGTGGGGCTTCCACGTTGAAGACTTTATGCCTGAGCGCATGGCGCTGAATATCACCCCGCAGGCAACACCGCTCGCACCGGCGGCGGACGTGGTCTTTAACGTCAACGGCCATTACCTTTACGGCGCGCCTGCCAGCGGCAACACCTTGCAGGGCCAGCTTTTCCTGCGCCCCCTGCGTGATGCCGTAGCAGCGCTGCCGGGCTTCCAGTTTGGTGATATCGCCGAAGAGAACCTGAGTCGGAGCCTCGATGAAACGCATCTGACGCTGGATAACCAGGGCAAAGGCGAAGTCACCACCCCAAGCCAGTGGCAAGACACGCATTCGCCCTTGCAGGTGATTTTGCAGGCCAGCCTGCTGGAGTCGGGCGGACGCCCGGTTACCCGTCGCGCGGAACAGGCTATCTGGCCTGCGCCAGTGCTGCCGGGTATTCGCCCGCAGTTTGCCGCAAAAGCGGTGTATGACTATCGCACCGACACTACCGTCAATCAGCCAATTGTCGACGAAGGCGCTAACGCCGCATTTGATATTGTCTATGCCGATGCGAGCGGTGCGAAAAAAGCGGTCAGCGATTTGCAGGTACGTTTAATTCGTGAACGCCGCGACTACTTCTGGAACTGGTCGGAAAGCGAAGGCTGGCAGTCGCAGTTCAACCAAAAAGATCTGGTCGAAGGCGAACAGAGCCTGACGCTGGCGGCGGACGAAACTGGTAAAGTCAGCTTCCCGGTGGACTGGGGTTCCTATCGTCTGGAGGTAAAAGGGCCGGATGATACCGTCAGCAGCGTGCGTTTCTGGGCTGGTTTTGGCTGGCAGGACAACAGCGATGGTAGCGGTGCAGCTCGGCCGGATCGCGTCACTATGAAGCTTGATAAACCCTCCTATAAAGCAGGCGATACCGTTAAGTTGCACGTGACCGCGCCCGCAGCCGGTAAAGGCTATGCGATGATCGAATCCAGCGAAGGCCCGCTGTGGTGGCAGGAAATTGACGTGCCGGCAGACGGTCTCGATCTCAGCATTCCTGTCGATCAGAAATGGCAGCGTCACGATCTCTACATCAGCACGCTGGTGGTTCGCCCTGGCGATAAATCGAAATCCGCCACGCCGAAACGCGCGGTGGGCTTACTGCATCTGCCGATGGGCGATGAAAATCGCCGTCTGGATATCACCCTCGACGCGCCGCAAAAAATGCGCCCCAACCAGCCGTTGAACGTGAAGGTGAAAGCCGCGGCGAAAAACGGCGCAACACCGAAACAGGTCAACGTCCTGCTCTCCGTCGTGGACAGCGGCGTGCTGAATATTACCGATTACGTAACGCCGGATCCGTGGCAGGGTTTCTTCGGACAGAAACGCTACGGTGCGGATATCTACGATATTTACGGGCAGGTGATTGAAGGGCAGGGGCGTCTTGCCGCGCTGCGCTTTGGCGGTGATGGCGACGAACTTAACCGTGGCGGTAAACCGCCGGTGAATCACGTCACCATCATTGCCCAGCAGGCCCAGCCGGTAACGCTTGATGAAAACGGCGAAGGTACGGTGACGTTGCCTATCGGCGATTTCAATGGCGAACTGCGGGTGATGGCGCAAGCCTGGAGCGCAGAGGATTTTGGCAGCAGCGAAAGCAAAGTGGTAGTGGCCGCTCCCGTCATTGCCGAACTGAACACACCGCGCTTCCTCGGCAGCGGTGATACGTCGCGCCTGACGCTGGATCTCAGCAACCTGACCGATCACGCGCAAACCCTGAATGTTGCCCTGACAGCAAGCGGTCTGATCTCGCTTGAAAGCGCTCAGCCGCATCCCGTTACGCTCGCCGCCGGGGAGCGCACCACGCTATTTATCCCGGTGCGGGCGCTGGACGGTTTTGGCGACGGGGAGATAAGCGCGCAGATTAGCGGCCTGACCCTGCCGGGAGAAACCTTCGCCCCGCAACAGAAACAGTGGAAAATCGGCGTGCGACCGCCGTTTGCCGCACAGACGCTCAACACGGGCGCAATGCTCAACCCAGGTGAAAGCTGGCAGATACCGGGGCAGCATCTGGCCGGGATTTCGCCTGCCACACTGCAAGGGCGCTTGTTGCTTAGCGGCAAGCCGCCGCTGAATATTGCCCGTTATATCCAGGAACTGCGCGCCTATCCGTACGGTTGCCTGGAGCAAACCGCCAGCGGGCTATTCCCGTCGTTGTACACCAACGCAGCACAACTGAAAGCGCTGGGCATCAAAGGGGAAAGCGACGAACAACGCCGCGCGGCGGTGGATATCGGTATCTCCCGCATACTGCAAATGCAGCGCGACGATGGCGGCTTCTCCCTGTGGGATAAGAGCGGGCCGGAAGAGTACTGGCTAACCGCCTATGTGACGGACTTTCTGGTGAGCGCTTCTGCACAAGGCTATAGCGTTCCGGCAGACGCCCTGAACAGTGCCAACAATCGCCTGCTGCGTTACTTGCAGGATCCGGCGGCAATGGCGGTGCGCTACAGCGACGATGTTCCGGCGACAAAATTTGCCGTGCAAAGCTACGCCGGACTGGTGCTGGCGCGTCAGCAAAAAGCGCCGTTAGGTGCGCTGCGTGAAATCTGGGCGCGTCATGAACAAGTCAAAGCGGGGCTGCCGCTGATGCAGCTTGGCGTTGCCCTGAAACTGATGGGTGATGCACAGCGCAGCGAACAGGCCCTGGCGCTGTCGCTGAAAACATCGCGCCCGCAGGCCAACCACTGGCTGGCCGATTACGGCAGTGAGTTGCGTGATAACGCGCTGATGCTGGCGCTGTTGCAGGAGAATAATTTGTTACCCGAGGCGCAAACACGCCTGCTGGCAACACTTTCTGAACAGGCTTATGGCCAGCGCTGGCTATCAACGCAGGAAAGCAATGCATTGTTTATGGCGGGGCGCAATCTGCAAAACAGTACCGGTACGTGGCAGGCGCAAACCTCGCTGGATACGGCAGCACTTGGCGGCAATACCGCGCAAAGCCGCAACCTCGATGCGGATCAACTGAGTACTTTGCAGGTGACCAACAGCGGCAGCGCCCCGCTGTGGCTGCGCCTCGACAGCACCGGTTATCCGCAGCAGGCGCCTGCGCCGTCTGGCAAGGTGTTGCACATCGAGCGCAACATTCTGGGCACCGATGGGCGCAGTAAATCCCTCTCGTCGCTGAAAAGCGGTGAACTGGTGCTGGTGTGGCTGGAAGTGAGCGCCACGCAGAACGTACCGGATGCGCTGGTTGTGGATCTGTTGCCTGCCGGGCTGGAGCTGGAAAACCAGAACCTCGCCAGCAGCAGCGCCAGCTTGCAGGAGAGCGGCAGCGACGTGCAGGAGTTACTTAACCGCATGCAGCAGGCCGATATTCAGCATATGGAGTTTCGCGACGATCGCTTTGTTGCCGCTGTACCGGTCAACGAAGGCCAACCAGTGACGCTGGTTTACCTGGCGCGGGCGGTGACACCGGGGACTTATCAGGTTCCGGCTCCGCAGGTGGAATCGATGTACGTTCCGCAGTGGCGGGCAACCGGTGCGACCACTGGCCCACTGATTATCGCCCCGTAA
- a CDS encoding PTS transporter subunit EIIC — protein MSRAVNALQNFGKSLFGPVLILPIVGLFIAFGNIFGNGNLAEYVPFLGHPIIQQTGQLIAKSAVSVLANLALVFAVGIPVGLATRDKGYAALIGLVTFIVFINAMNVMLQLQGALAPVDQMKAAGQGMVLGVQVLEMGVFAGILTGALSGYLYDKYSGVQFSGAMAIYSGHCFVAIIMLPVSMVLGVVMSELWPFAQHGISALAMAIKGAGPFGVAVYGFLERILVPTGLHHLVYTPFLYTELGGTAEVCGSTYQGARNIYFAEMACPGVTTLSSTVVWDARGISKMFGLPAAALAMYVTAKPERKAAAKAILIPAALTSLLVGVTEPIEFSFLFVAPLLFVVHAVLTGIGMMLFSLFGVHAIGANGIIDFILYNLPLGTEKSNWPMYILVGLIMFALYFFIFRFLILRFAMKTPGREEDDEETRLYSKQEYQAKGNNDAVGEAIIDGLGGRANIEVVDNCYTRLRVTVKDVAAINEPQLKATGAKGVIKQGNNVQVVYGLHVKKMREAVEMFL, from the coding sequence ATGTCCAGAGCCGTGAATGCCCTACAAAATTTTGGTAAGTCCCTTTTTGGTCCGGTACTCATTTTGCCCATCGTTGGCCTGTTTATTGCCTTCGGAAATATCTTTGGCAACGGCAACCTGGCGGAATATGTGCCCTTTCTCGGCCACCCGATTATTCAACAAACCGGTCAATTAATTGCCAAGTCTGCCGTCTCGGTGCTGGCGAACCTGGCGCTGGTCTTTGCCGTGGGGATCCCGGTAGGTCTGGCGACGCGAGATAAAGGCTACGCGGCATTGATTGGGCTGGTGACCTTTATCGTTTTTATCAACGCCATGAACGTGATGCTGCAACTGCAAGGCGCGTTGGCACCTGTCGATCAAATGAAAGCCGCAGGCCAGGGCATGGTGTTAGGCGTGCAGGTGCTGGAGATGGGCGTCTTCGCCGGGATCCTCACCGGCGCGCTGTCGGGTTATCTGTACGATAAATATTCAGGCGTGCAATTTTCCGGGGCGATGGCGATTTACTCCGGCCACTGTTTCGTTGCCATTATTATGCTGCCGGTGTCGATGGTGCTGGGCGTTGTGATGAGTGAACTGTGGCCTTTCGCCCAGCACGGCATCAGCGCGCTGGCGATGGCGATTAAAGGCGCGGGGCCATTTGGCGTGGCGGTGTATGGTTTTCTTGAGCGCATTCTGGTGCCGACCGGGCTGCATCACCTGGTGTATACGCCTTTTCTGTATACCGAACTGGGCGGAACGGCGGAGGTATGCGGCAGCACCTATCAGGGCGCGCGTAATATCTACTTCGCCGAGATGGCCTGCCCCGGTGTGACAACACTGAGCAGCACGGTGGTGTGGGATGCACGTGGCATCAGCAAAATGTTCGGTCTGCCCGCCGCCGCGCTGGCGATGTATGTGACAGCGAAACCGGAGCGCAAAGCCGCCGCGAAAGCAATTTTGATCCCGGCCGCACTGACTTCCTTGTTAGTGGGTGTCACCGAGCCGATTGAGTTTTCCTTCCTGTTTGTCGCACCGCTGCTGTTTGTGGTGCATGCCGTGCTGACCGGCATCGGCATGATGCTCTTCTCACTGTTCGGGGTGCATGCCATCGGTGCGAACGGCATTATCGATTTTATTCTCTACAACCTGCCGCTCGGCACCGAAAAGTCCAACTGGCCGATGTACATCCTGGTCGGGCTGATTATGTTCGCCCTCTACTTCTTTATCTTCCGTTTCCTGATTTTACGTTTCGCCATGAAAACGCCGGGGCGCGAAGAGGACGACGAAGAGACGCGCCTGTATAGCAAGCAGGAGTACCAGGCAAAAGGCAATAACGACGCCGTTGGCGAAGCGATCATCGATGGGCTGGGCGGGCGCGCCAACATTGAAGTGGTCGACAACTGCTACACCCGCCTGCGCGTGACGGTGAAAGATGTGGCGGCCATCAACGAGCCGCAACTGAAAGCCACGGGCGCGAAAGGCGTTATCAAACAAGGTAATAACGTTCAGGTGGTCTACGGGCTGCATGTCAAAAAAATGCGAGAAGCCGTTGAGATGTTTCTCTGA
- a CDS encoding 6-phospho-alpha-glucosidase, with product MVKPPFILSIAGGGSTYTPGIVKSLMVRLEDFPLAEIRLYDIDADRQNTIAPVVEKVIRDHSQRIKFTVTSDAETAFRGAHFVFAQMRVGQYKMREQDEKIPLRHGVVGQETCGPGGLAYGLRTILPMVELIDLVARYADKHAWIVNYSNPAAIVAEGVRRLRPDARVLNICDMPVAAMRNMGAILGVDRHTLEVDYFGLNHFGWFTQVRVNGEDRLAELREHVARFGLLTEDAAQTDPQHADPSWVKTWRNIKPIMDHFPEYLPNPYLQYYLMPNDIVAHQNPDYTRANEVMDGREKKLFAAAAEYKRTGILPDAFHVGVHGAFIVDVACSLAFNLRQRHLVIVENKGAIANLPYDAMVEVPAYITSSGPEPVRMGAVPLFYQTLLMQQLASEQLLVEATMEGSYEKALQAFTLNRTVPTMQHAKAILDEMIEANRDYWPALQKAWENGKAV from the coding sequence ATGGTTAAACCCCCGTTTATTTTATCCATCGCCGGTGGTGGCAGCACATATACACCGGGTATCGTCAAAAGCCTGATGGTCAGACTGGAGGATTTCCCGCTGGCGGAAATTCGCCTCTACGACATTGATGCCGACAGGCAGAACACCATTGCGCCGGTGGTGGAAAAAGTGATTCGCGACCACAGCCAGCGCATCAAATTTACCGTCACCAGCGATGCCGAAACGGCTTTTCGCGGTGCACATTTTGTCTTTGCCCAGATGCGCGTAGGCCAGTACAAAATGCGCGAGCAGGATGAGAAGATCCCGCTGCGCCACGGCGTTGTCGGCCAGGAAACGTGCGGCCCCGGCGGGCTGGCCTACGGCCTGCGTACCATTTTACCGATGGTGGAGTTAATCGATCTGGTGGCGCGTTACGCCGACAAACACGCCTGGATTGTGAACTACTCCAACCCGGCAGCGATTGTTGCCGAAGGGGTGCGCCGCCTGCGACCCGACGCGCGGGTGCTGAATATTTGCGATATGCCGGTGGCGGCAATGCGCAATATGGGCGCGATCCTCGGGGTCGATCGCCATACGCTGGAAGTGGATTACTTTGGCCTCAACCACTTCGGCTGGTTTACCCAGGTGCGCGTCAATGGCGAGGACAGGCTGGCGGAACTGCGCGAGCATGTCGCCCGCTTCGGCCTGCTCACGGAAGATGCCGCGCAGACCGATCCGCAGCATGCCGATCCGTCGTGGGTGAAAACCTGGCGCAACATCAAACCGATTATGGACCACTTCCCGGAGTATCTGCCGAACCCCTATTTGCAGTACTACCTGATGCCGAACGACATCGTTGCGCATCAGAATCCGGATTACACCCGCGCTAATGAAGTGATGGACGGGCGCGAGAAAAAATTGTTTGCCGCGGCCGCCGAATACAAGCGCACCGGCATTCTGCCGGACGCATTTCACGTGGGCGTGCACGGGGCGTTTATTGTCGATGTCGCCTGCTCATTGGCGTTCAACCTGCGCCAGCGCCACCTGGTGATTGTGGAAAACAAAGGCGCTATCGCCAATTTGCCCTACGACGCCATGGTGGAAGTCCCGGCGTATATCACAAGTTCCGGGCCAGAGCCGGTGCGTATGGGCGCGGTGCCGCTGTTCTACCAGACCTTGCTGATGCAGCAACTGGCTTCAGAGCAACTGCTGGTAGAAGCGACCATGGAAGGCAGTTATGAGAAAGCGTTGCAAGCCTTCACGCTTAACCGCACCGTGCCGACCATGCAGCATGCAAAAGCGATTCTGGATGAGATGATCGAGGCCAATCGGGATTACTGGCCCGCCCTGCAAAAGGCGTGGGAAAACGGTAAAGCGGTCTAA
- the sseA gene encoding 3-mercaptopyruvate sulfurtransferase: MSTSFFVAADWLIEHSDDPEIQLIDARMAPVGQEHRDMKAEYRAGHLPGAIFFDIEALSDHTSPLPHMLTRPEAFAVAMRELGVSHDKHLVVYDEGNLFSAPRAWWMLRSVGVENVSILAGGLAGWQRDALPLQQGDVALPESDFAANFDPAVVKKVTDVLLASHEGTAQIVDARPAPRFNGEVDEPRPGLKRGHIPGALNVPWIDLVTDGELKTTGELLKIFHRQGVDLHKPIIASCGSGVTAAVVMLALETLGASNVTLYDGSWSEWGSRDDLPVEPA, from the coding sequence ATGTCCACCTCGTTTTTTGTCGCGGCCGACTGGCTGATAGAACATAGCGATGACCCTGAAATTCAGCTGATCGACGCCAGAATGGCACCGGTTGGCCAGGAGCATCGCGATATGAAAGCAGAGTACCGCGCCGGACACCTGCCCGGTGCGATCTTTTTTGATATCGAAGCCCTTTCCGATCACACCTCCCCGCTGCCCCATATGCTGACGCGCCCGGAGGCTTTCGCCGTGGCGATGCGCGAACTCGGCGTCAGCCATGACAAGCATCTGGTGGTTTACGACGAAGGTAATCTCTTCTCCGCCCCGCGCGCGTGGTGGATGTTGCGCAGCGTCGGGGTGGAGAACGTTTCGATTCTGGCCGGGGGTCTGGCGGGCTGGCAGCGTGATGCCCTGCCGCTGCAACAGGGCGACGTCGCTTTGCCAGAGTCTGACTTCGCCGCCAATTTCGATCCTGCCGTGGTGAAAAAAGTGACCGATGTGCTGCTGGCAAGCCACGAAGGCACAGCGCAAATTGTCGATGCCCGCCCGGCTCCCCGCTTTAATGGCGAAGTGGATGAACCGCGTCCCGGCCTGAAGCGCGGCCATATTCCCGGTGCGCTGAATGTACCGTGGATTGATCTGGTGACGGACGGCGAACTGAAAACCACCGGTGAGTTGCTGAAAATATTCCACCGCCAGGGCGTTGATTTACATAAGCCGATTATTGCCAGCTGCGGCTCTGGCGTAACGGCGGCAGTGGTGATGCTGGCGCTTGAAACGCTTGGAGCCAGCAATGTGACGCTGTACGACGGCTCCTGGAGTGAATGGGGTTCGCGCGACGACTTACCTGTCGAACCCGCGTAA
- a CDS encoding MurR/RpiR family transcriptional regulator has product MDNRLAPLLTRGESLSRAEYRVLAHLTEHPLLVGNITVRALAQATYVSTATIIRLCQKLGFSGFSEFIWHCKQLLSDTPHIAERHSEKPGELPALFQQFMVNYQHTFQWVTEAKRRQFASLLRNQESFFLYGAGFSYLFAEYLTKKLQVLGKTAFISGPGDSRNIFLSNAARYQVFIAVSRSGETEQVLDKARIAQTVGMTVVAFTRASANSLAALADIHFALYDEAVHFAAEAAGITSFESNLVLLMDLLLLEATR; this is encoded by the coding sequence ATGGACAACCGACTTGCGCCTTTGCTGACGCGCGGGGAGTCCCTTTCCCGCGCCGAATACCGCGTGCTTGCACATTTGACCGAACACCCGTTGCTGGTGGGCAACATTACCGTGCGCGCACTGGCGCAAGCCACCTATGTCTCGACCGCCACCATTATTCGCCTGTGCCAGAAACTGGGGTTTAGCGGCTTTAGCGAGTTTATCTGGCACTGCAAACAATTGCTGTCGGACACCCCGCACATTGCCGAGCGGCACAGCGAAAAGCCCGGCGAGCTGCCTGCTCTTTTTCAGCAGTTTATGGTCAATTACCAGCACACTTTCCAGTGGGTGACGGAAGCGAAACGGCGGCAGTTTGCCAGCCTGCTGCGTAATCAGGAGAGCTTTTTTCTGTATGGCGCCGGGTTTTCGTATCTGTTTGCCGAGTACCTGACCAAAAAGTTGCAGGTGCTCGGCAAGACAGCGTTTATTTCCGGCCCGGGTGACAGCCGCAATATTTTTCTCAGCAATGCCGCACGCTACCAGGTGTTTATTGCCGTGTCGCGCAGTGGCGAAACCGAACAGGTGCTGGATAAAGCGCGGATCGCGCAAACGGTCGGCATGACGGTGGTGGCGTTTACCCGCGCGTCGGCGAATTCACTGGCGGCGCTGGCGGATATTCATTTCGCGCTCTATGACGAAGCGGTGCATTTCGCGGCGGAAGCGGCGGGGATCACCTCGTTTGAATCCAACCTGGTATTGTTAATGGACTTATTGCTGCTGGAAGCGACGCGGTGA
- the sseB gene encoding enhanced serine sensitivity protein SseB: protein MSDTKNELETLLEQAATEPAYRPAFFRTLLESTVWVPGNAAEGEAVVEDSALDLQHWEKDDGTSVIPFFSSLEALQQAVEEEQAFVVMPARTLFEMTLGESLFLNAKLPTGKEFTPREISHLVGGEDSPLSQQEVLEGGSALLLSEVAEPPAQMVDSLTTLFKSIKTVKRAFLCSIKEQADEQANLLIGIEAEGDIEEVIHAAGSVATDTLPGDEPIDICQVVEGEKGISHFMVAHITPFYERRWGSFLRDFKTNRII from the coding sequence ATGTCAGACACCAAAAACGAATTAGAAACCCTGCTGGAACAGGCGGCGACCGAGCCCGCTTACCGCCCGGCATTTTTCCGCACGCTGCTGGAATCCACCGTTTGGGTACCCGGCAATGCGGCAGAAGGCGAAGCCGTTGTTGAAGACAGCGCGCTGGATTTGCAGCACTGGGAAAAAGATGACGGCACGTCGGTTATCCCGTTTTTTAGCTCGCTGGAAGCCCTGCAACAGGCGGTAGAAGAGGAACAAGCTTTTGTGGTGATGCCTGCGCGCACGCTGTTTGAGATGACGCTTGGCGAATCCTTGTTTCTTAACGCAAAACTGCCTACCGGCAAAGAGTTCACCCCGCGTGAAATCAGCCATCTGGTGGGCGGCGAGGACAGCCCGCTCAGCCAGCAGGAAGTGCTGGAAGGCGGCAGCGCGCTACTGTTATCAGAAGTTGCTGAACCGCCCGCGCAAATGGTCGATTCCCTGACCACGCTGTTTAAAAGCATCAAAACCGTGAAGCGCGCGTTTCTCTGCTCCATCAAAGAGCAAGCCGATGAGCAGGCCAACTTGCTGATTGGCATCGAAGCCGAAGGCGATATCGAAGAGGTAATCCACGCGGCAGGCAGCGTAGCAACGGATACCTTACCGGGCGATGAACCGATTGATATCTGCCAGGTTGTTGAGGGCGAAAAAGGCATTAGCCACTTTATGGTGGCGCACATCACGCCCTTCTACGAACGCCGCTGGGGCAGCTTCCTGCGCGATTTTAAAACCAACCGCATTATTTGA